CTTTTCTTCTAATTTAAAAATTCATCTTATTTATTATATTTAATGAACAAATATTTAAATATTAATGAGGTTTTATATGAAAATTCGAGTTGCTATTATAGGCGCTGGTCCGTCAGGCTGCGCTCAACTGCGTTCTTTTGCAGCACTTGAACAAAAAGGGCTTCCTATCCCTGAAATTGTTTGTTTTGAAAAACAAAAAAATTGGGGAGGGCTGTGGAATTATACTTGGGAAACTGGGGTTGATAGAGATGGAGAACCAGTTCACGGTAGTATGTATCGTTATTTATGGTCAAATGGACCCAAAGAATGCCTTGAGTTTGCTGATTACACTTTTGAAGAACACTTTGGAAGACAAATTCCTTCTTATCCACCTAGAGAGGTTCTGTTTGATTATATTCAAGGAAGAGTAGAAAAGTCAGGCGTTAAAAAATGGATAAAATTTCAGTGTCCTGTAAAAAATGTAGAATTTAATAACGAAACAAAAAAATTTATTTTAAGGTATCGAAATTTAAAAAGAGATATAGAGCAAATTGAGGTATTTGATTATGTAATTGTAGCTTCTGGACATTATTCTTTTCCAAATTATCCAATTTTTTCTGGTATGAATAAGTTTAATGGAAGAATATTGCATGCGCATGATTTTCGTGATGCCTTAGAATTTAAAGATAAAGATATTTTGATAGTAGGTAGCAGCTATTCAGCTGAAGATATAGGCTCACAGTGTTATAAATATGGAGCCAAAAGTATTACTTCATGCTATAGAACCAAACCTATGGGCTTTAACTTTCCAAACAATTGGGAAGAAAAACCTATGCTCGATAAAGTAGAATTAAATATTGCATATTTTAAAGATGGGACATCAAAAAAAATAGATGCAATTATTTTATGTACAGGCTATAAGCACCATTTTCCATTTCTAGCAGAAAATTTACAGTTAAAAACCAAAAATAGATTATGGCCAAATCATTTATATAAAGGAATATTTTGGTTTGAAAATCCTAAATTAATATATTTAGGAATGCAAGACCAATATTACACATTCAATATGTTTGATGCTCAAGCATGGCTAGCGCGAGATTTTATTCTTGGAAAGTTTTCGTTACCTTCTTTGCAAGAGCAACTTCTTGAAAATAACAAGTGGTTAACAAAAGAAGAAAATTTAAAAAATCATTTTGATGAGATAGTCTTTCAAGGGGATTATGTTAAAGAGCTTATTTCATTAACAGATTATCCTAAACTGGATACAGATAAAGTGAATGCTAATTTTTTTCTTTGGAAAAAGCATAAAAAAGAAAATATTATGACATTTCGGGATCAAATTTATTGTTCAGTAATAACAGGTAATTATTCTTTCTACCACCATACCCCTTGGATAGACACATTGGATGATTCAATGGAATCATTTTTATCTTCATCCCAAAACCCCTTAAAATAGTCCTGAATGCAAGTAAGTTTTGCTCAGAAATTAAAACTTGTTTCGTATTTTTGAGGTTATTATTAAAATCGATCTAAATATTGCTCTATAAAATGGCATACCTTTGAAGTTATTTATTTTTAAGAATAAGTCATTTGTTCTTCCTTAAGTTATCCACTTTCAATGTGGATAACTTCTAAAAAATGCCTCATTTTTGATACATTTCTATTTTCCAAACCTTAAGATAAATTGACAATTCATAAAAGTCGGGAGAAGGATGAAAGGGTAAGGGAGGAATAAATATGAGCTTAAGGGATCAACTTTTAAAGGCAGGATTGGTTTCCAAAAAACAAGCACAAAAAGTAGAAGCCTCAAACCGCAAACAAGAACATGATTCCAAGAAAAATAAACAACTTGCGGACACTATTGAAGCGGAAAAAAAAGCAGAACTTGAAAAAATTGAAATTGAAAAAAATAAGCAGAAAGAAATTGATAAAGAATTAAATAAACAACGTGATTTAATGGTTCAACAAAGAGAATTGATATACAGAGCAAGACAAATATTAAATAGCAATTGTCTCAATTCGCCTAATGCTTCAGAGCCGTATTATTTTGCGGAAGATAAATATGTACGTAAAGTATTAGTCACGCCTTGGCAACGAGAAATGCTTGCCCGTGGTAAATTAGGAATTGGGCGGCCTCTTGATGAGGTTGATGAATTTTATATCGTACCTCTTTCTGCTGCAAAAATTATTAAAGAAATTTCTCCGCTGAGATTAATTACCTTACACTCAGAGCTTGATGATTCTGAGGATATTGAATTATAGTTGAGGATTTAAATGTTTCCGTTCATGTCTATTATGGAGAGAAAATATGCAAGATAGCAAATCTAGCAACGTTAAAATAATTGGTTTTTTTATTGGTGGGATTATTTTAGGAGCTTTGGCAACCACTGGGGTTATGCTAGCGCAAAAAGCAAAAAAAGCTGTTGATTTATCTGCAAATTTAGGAAAACCATTTGTTGTTGTTGATGGTAAAACTTGGGATTCAGGAATGTTACCAGGTGATTCAGGAATGGATTATTACACATTGCAAAATAACATTTATAATGCGGAAAAAAACTTCGCTTCCCAAACAGCTCTGCGCATTGCATTAGCAAATGATGCAGGAAAAGCCGTTAGTACTACTGAACTTCCTAAATTAGAAGAATTATTAAATATTCCACCTGTATCAGAACAGGAAGCAAAGCAGTACTATGAAAAAATTATTGCTCAAATGGGTGCAGGCGTGTTTGGTGGCCAACCTTTTGATAAAATAAAAGCTCAACTACAAATGCAAATGTCACAACAAAAAGCTTCGGAAATTGTTTTGCGCAAAATACAAGAGCTGGAAGCTGGTGGAAGAATTAAAGTTTTATTAAATCCTCCAACTTCTCCATCAGTAAAATTAAATTTAGATGGTTATCCTTCCAGAGGAAATAAAAATGCTAATTTAGTTTTTGTTGAGGTAGCGGATTATTTATGTGCACATTGTAGAGAGTCGGAGCCTATCATAGAAAAAATTGCTAAAGAATTCGCTGATAAAGTAAAATTTGTGCATATTTCTTATCCTTTAGCTCCACAAGGATTGAGTGGTGCGTTGGCTAAGGGGGCATTTTGTGCAACTAAACAAAGCGAAAAATCTTTTTGGGATTATCATACAAATGCTTTTCAAGTCCCTTTTTCGAAGGCAAACCCTACTGGCAATGATCCTACAAAACAGTTTATGGATGAAGCTATCAATGTAGCAAAACAATCAAATCTTGACTTGAAAGCATTTACAGAATGCTTAAATTCTAATGAACCTAATGAATATATCCAAAAAGTACAAAATGAATTTAATAGTTCAACTGGTTTTAAAGGGACACCAACTTTCTATTTAAATGGAAAAATCTTAGAAGCCAATCCTCAGCAGTTAGAAGCAAGTATAAAAGCTGCAATAAAATAGATTGTTTTGATTAAAGAAAATGTAACATTTAAATTTATGGATAGCATTTTCTTTTTGTTTTATTTGGTTTATTATTTTTACAAGTGTAATTTTTTATGTCTTATTCAAGATTAAATTTTTTTTTATATTGTCGAGTAAGATAGCAATATTTATTTTTGGATTCTATTTTCATTGGAGGAAAAAATGAAGGCTCCTACAAAGGTATTACTAGTATCTTTTTTAGTAACTCTGCTTGTCGTATTTATAGTCGTTTATCGTTATGATTTAATTAAAATGAATAAATCAGCTGATAAATCATCTGAAACTGCAGTAAATACAACATCAAGCATGCTTGAAACAGAAACAGCTACTGCAGCACCTGCAAAAGGAAGTGGTGCAAGTGCTGAGCAACTCGCAAATGGTAAAAAGTTTTATGAATCTGCTACTTGTGCGCTTTGTCACGGTGCCACAGGTAAAGCTGATACCCCTTCAGGACAAGCTATGAAAGCGACAAATTTAGCTGAAGGGAAATTCAAAAATAATAAAGCTAACCTACCTCCGGTTAAATATATTATGGAAGTTATAGAAAAGGGAGTACCTGGAACGGGAATGGCTAGTTTTAAAGCTCAAGTTCCTAATGAAAAAGATAGAAAAGATTTAGCGGAATACGTTCATTCCTTATCTTCTAAAAAGTAACAAGTTTCATTCTACTTTTTTTGTTCTCTCTGGAACATAGGCAATTGACTTGCAATTTTCTAATAATTTTATTGCATAATTTAAACAATCTGGCGAAAAATACTTAAATTCAATGCCTGCGCAATAGTTTTCACCATCTTGAGCATTCCCATTCCAAAGAACTTCACCTTTTCCCGATACTATAGTCCCATCTGGAAAATGAATTTCAAAATCAACAAACTCAGCGGCTTCTAACAATTTTGACCCTGTGTGCATCAAAGCACCACCTCGACCCAATAGAAATTCACTAGTATTGTTGGCTGTTACTTTTATTTGCGACGAAGTTGGTTGAGCTGGTTTTTTTAAGTATTTTTCTTTTAAATCAGTACAAAGCCATTCTAAATTTTCGATTAAACTTGGTAAATCAAATGGTTTAGAAACGAGTCCTTCTGCTCCATGAGCATGAATTTCTTCTCTTGTATAATCAGAAAACGCAGTGATGAACAAAAATTTTGGTTTTTGCAAATTTATTTTTTTTGTTTCATCCAATAACTCAATCCCATTTCCTCCAGGCATTCTAATATCACTAATAATAAGATCAATTTTTTCGCTTTGAACAATTTTAATACCTTCTTTCCCATTTCCAGCTTCTAATGTTTTTGCTTCTAGAGATTGAAGTTCAGAGACAAGCATTTCTCTTAAATCAGGCTCATCGTCCACTACAAGGATAAGATTTTCCTTTAAGCAGCTCATAATTATACTCCAAAGAAATAGTATTTTATATATGTTACATTTAAATAAGAAATATGACAGATTTTTTTGTGTTAGGTTTCCGACATGGCATTATTTTTAATCATAATTACACCGAAAAGTTTCTGTGATTAAGTTATAATTTTCTTTGGAGAGAATGCTATCGAGGGAAAAAATGCCTAAAGCACCTCAACAAAACAATCTTACTTTTGATGAGTTAATTTCAGATGAAGCTGGGTTTAATAGTTTATCAAAAATTCTATTAGACAGAACTGGGATTTTCATGGATCCTAGTGAAAAAAACTTTTCTTTAATGTCAAATAGACTTCATAAAGTTTTAAAAAAATATAATTGTTCTTCTTATAAAGAATTAATAAGTCTTATAGAAATTGGAAGTAATGAAGTAACAAATGAATTTTTGGAAGTTTTAACTACTAACACCACACATTTTTTTAGAGAAAAAGAGCACTTTCAATTTTTAAAACAAAATCTTCCAAAGATTGAAGAAAATTTACTAAAAGAAAAGCGGAAAGATATAAAAGTTTGGTGTGCAGCTTCTAGCAGTGGTGAAGAACCTTATACAATATTAATGATACTTAATGAATATTTCAGTAGATCAAAAAATATTTCTATTAAAATTCAAGCAACAGATTTAAATACACAGGTGCTAGAAAAGGCTAAATTAGGGATATATAAAAAAGAAATTAGTGAACATATTTCCTCAGATCTTATCTTAAAATATTTTGAAGAGTCTAGTAAAATACCTGCGGATTCGTATCAAGTAAAAGAGAATTATAGAAATATGATAGATTTTTTTAAATTTAATTTAAAGAGTGAAGTATATAAATTTCCTTACAAATTTGATTTAATATTTTGTCGAAATGTATTGATATATTTCCCACAAAAAGTAGTGGAAGATACGGTGGAAAAGTTAGCATCTTGTTTGACAAAAGATGGTTATCTTTTTATAGGACATTCCGAGGCGATGATTGGAAATAAACATAAATTAAAATCAGTAATTCCTGCTATATATAAATTAAATAATAAATAATTATTCCTTCATTGATATTCCTAAATAATTTGCAACTCTAGAGTATATTTTATTCCAAATAAATTTTTCTATAACTATTTCACCTGCTAGAATTCCTTTAGCATCAAGAAATAAAAGTGTTTCTTTCTTTTTTATGTCAGAGTATTTTTCTTTCCAAGGAATTTCTAGTGCTTGAAAACCTACTTTTGTATAAAGTGGCTTTAAAGGCTCAGGTGAACTTGTTACGATATGTGTATGACCAGATTCAATAACTATTCTTACAACTTGTCTAATCATATTTATAAAAACATCACTTTCTCGATAATCTTTATCCCAAGCAAAGCGTGACACTTCAACAAATTTTTTTGTAGATAACCAATCGGGTATACTTTCACAAAATTCGTTTAATTCCGTTTTCTCTTGATTTTGATGATTATAAATGATTCTCAAACACGCAACAGCTTTTTTTCCAACTTTGCAAATTAATTGTCTAGAGTATTCATCAAATTTATCTCTGTACGGATCATCATTCTGACTACTTTCATTTTCCACTACGCTTTCTGATATTATTTTAGGAATTTCTTCAAATAAACCAATTTTTCTTAATTCATAAACTTTTTCTAAATCAAATTTATCCATTGCATAGTAATGTGATAAACTATTTTCAATGATATCTACAGGCAAGTTATTTTCTCTTAGTTCTTTAGGTGTTACTTCAACTCCACAAAATAAAACATATTCAACAAAAACTTGGAGAAATTTTGTATTTTTATTTTCAAAATTAACATGAACATAGTATTTATCTTTTTCATTTGCTTTTGTTGAATTAGTTACCTGAGCAATTTTAGTATTCACTATAAATTCATCTAACGCAGGTATGCTTACTTTTAATTGTAATTCTAAATTTGGTAGGAGAGTTTTGTTTCTAGCTGATGTTAATAAAACCATTCCATTAGAGTGCAAACTTTTTACTTTAAAAATAATTTTTTCTTGAAAAAAAAATGCATCATCACACCAGCAATGTGGTGTAAAAATATCTGGAATATCATAATATTTTATATTTGCAACTTCTGGTTTTGTTATGTATTCATTTATAATTTCAATTCCATAACGTAAATATTTTATGTCATCAATTAATTTTGAGATTACATATGCAACTCTTCCTTTACAGGTAAAAGTCTTTTTTTCTCTTGTGTTATAAAATATTTTAATTGTGTCGCCTTTTTTAGGATAAGTAGCAAGTTTTTGATCTGCAATATAAATATTGCAACCCCATGGAGAAATATCTGTTATCTCACCATGAATAGAGCGAACTTCATCTAAATCTTTTATATAAACTTTTATTCCTTCTCCCAAATAAACACATCTACGTGTGTCTCTTCGGTTTTCAAATTCTTCACTCATATCATCATCCAAAAAAAACTTTAAGCTGAGCTAAGATTGTTTCGGATAATGGGTGGAGTATAAAATGGAAAAGTAACTGGGGGTGTCAAATCAATGATAGAGGGAGAAAAAAAGAAATGCGACAGGTATTCCTAAAATTAAAGAATCAATTCTATCCAGAAAACCGCCATGACCAGGTAATAAGTTTCCACTGTCTTTAAAACCTCCTGCTCTTTTGAAAGCACTTTCTAATAAATCCCCTATTTGTCCGGCAATACCCATACAAATTCCCATTAAAATGGCATACCAAGCTGGAAAGGGAAGCTGAAAGAAATAGTTCAATAGAAAAGCGGTCAATCCACTAAAAACAAGACCTCCTATTGAACCTTCAACGCTTTTTTTCGGGGAGACTTTTGGTATAAGTTTATGTTTTCCAAAACGAGTTCCAATAAAATAGGCACCCGTATCTCCCATTAAAATAGTTGCTAAACAAAAATATAATTGAGCACTCCGATAAGGACCATCAAAATCTATCAAACTAAGCTTTGTCAGACAGGCAGCAGGTAAAGCTAAGTAAATAAAACCAGCAATGACATTTAGAAGCTTGTTAGAAGCTGTATGAATATCAGTCGCTCTTCTGTAAATCAGGGCTGCAGAAACAAAGAAACAAAGAAAAGTCCAACTTATAGGTAATATAAGGATTTTTTCTGGATTATTTTTAAAAATAATGCTTGAAATTGAAAATGTTAGAATTAAAAAAGCATATGAAAATCCAATAGCAAAATGCTTTGGCTTGAGTTTTGGTCGTTTTTGTTCTAACGTAATGGAAGAGCCATCCATGATATTCCATCTCAGTGCGGCAAATTCAGTGCCTGAGAGAAAAATAGCAACAAAAGTGATCAATACAAAAAGTGGATAAAAAAGATGAAGAGGCGAAAAACTTAAAATATATATTATTATTCCTGAAAAAATTGCTGCGGTTATTAAACGAGTTTTAAGCATATATTAAAAACCAATCTCTAAAATAAATAGTAACTATTCCGGCGACACCGGTTTGCAATCTGCAATATGCCATAGTAATCAAAGTCTATCAAATAGACATTCCTGCGGCTATAAAAGACGCAAAGTTTGGAGTCTAATATATGAATGTTTTGCAGTTCAAGAAAAAAAGTAAAGATATAAACAATCAATCAGTTTATAATGTTCAAGAAATTCATAAAATCCCAAATTCAGTTGCAGCTATTGGTATTGATTTAGGAACAACCAATTCAGTAGTTTCTGTTTACTCTATGGGAGATTCACAACCTGTAACTTTAAAATATGGAGATAGTTTTTTAGTTCCATCAATGGTTTATTATGATAATAAAAATGATAAACTGTTAGTGGGTTCTGAGGCTAAAGCAAAATTAGAGTCAGAGCCAATTGAAGTAATCAAAAGTACAAAAAGGACGATGGGGAAAAACTTAACGCATTTTTATTCAAACGAAAAAATATTTTCTGCTGAAGAAATTGCGTCTTTGGTCTTAAATTATTTGGTATCTCATCCTGTATTACAAGAGCAAAAAGAAAAAAATGGGGGCATTTGGGCTGTTATTACTGTACCAGCACATTTCGACGATGCTGCTCGACTTTCAACAATTGCTGCTGCTGAAAAAGTTGGAATAAAAGTATTGCGCATAGTGAATGAACCAACCGCCGCTGCACTCGCATATAGTATGATGCCTGAAGACAAGGTTGTAGAAAAAGAAAGTCTAGCTGTATTTGATTTGGGTGGGGGAACATTTGATGTCAGTATTGTTGATAGGGAAGGGTATATTTTTAATGTATTGAGTAGTGATGGGGATATTCATTTAGGTGGCGATGATGTGGATGAAGCTGTTGCAGGCTTTCTTTTGACAAAAGTGCATCCACAATTACTTGCTCGCAGAGCTGCAAAAGATTCCGAAATGTTTAGAAATTTACTTGTCATTGCTGAAAACGCTAAAAAAACCTTTATGACTGAAGGTCTGGTTGACATTTCCCATCCTGACTTAGATGGAAAAGGATCAAGTATTTCTTTTCAAATGACTAGAGAAGATTTTGAAACTCTAGTTATTCCAATTATCCAAAGAACTTTGCATTTGACAGAAAGTGCTATGCATGCTGCGAAAAGAAATCCTAAATATATTTCAAGAATTTTATTAGTTGGTGGTAGTACACGTTTAGCTTTAGTCAGAAAAATGCTTTCAGATTACTTTAATTGTATCGTCGATGCGAGGTTAGAACCAGATTTAGCTGTGAGTTGGGGAGCAGCATTGCAAGCGGCTATTATTTTAGGAATCCAACCTGATACCATTCTTGTTGATGTCTGCAGTCATACTTTGGGAATTGGTGTTGTTGAAAATACTGAATCTATCAATGAAAATTTTAAACAAGTAGCTAAAAAGTTTGGAATACCTTATCCAATTTCAGAGCAAGAACTACACAGAAAGTTAGGAGCAAGAATCGAAGAATTTAACAAAGAACTGCAAAATTTATTGCATGTTGCACCAATCTTACATCGAAATAGTGCACTTCCTGCAAGAAGGTCTGAGTTTTTTAATACAATTTACAATAATCAACATGCCGTTCATGTCGTCGTAGTTCAGGGGGATGGCGACACAGTTGGAGAAAACAGATTAATTGGATCATTTTTATTTGAATTGGAACAACCTTGTCCAAAAGGAACGCGTTGTGAGATACAACTTACTTATGATGTAAATGGAATGGTACAAGTTTTTGCTAGACAACTTGGTACTAAAAATGAAGCTAAAGCGCAATTTGATAGCAGGACTGGCGAAGTAAAAGGTTGGACCTCAATTGCTGCAGAAGAAATAAATCCATTTATTAAACCAGAAGATGAAAATAGCGATCAAATTGCAGAAGACATTGGTTCGCATACTGATTTAATCTCAAAACAAGATAAAAATATTCTCTCTTTTCCTTTTGGTGGGAATAAAAAAACTCCCATACTAACTGAATCAACAAATGTTGTAAATGCTTTAATACTAAGAACAAAAAGATATCTTTCACAAATAGATTCATCTTCAATTGAATATATGAAATTAAAGCAGTTGCTAAGTAGTTATACAGAACTTCTCATAAAGTCTCAAAATGGTGAAGATAATGATGAGGAACTTGAAAATCTAGAAATAGATCTTCTTTCTTTATTAGAGGGAAAATAAAT
This is a stretch of genomic DNA from Pigmentibacter ruber. It encodes these proteins:
- a CDS encoding NAD(P)-binding domain-containing protein, coding for MKIRVAIIGAGPSGCAQLRSFAALEQKGLPIPEIVCFEKQKNWGGLWNYTWETGVDRDGEPVHGSMYRYLWSNGPKECLEFADYTFEEHFGRQIPSYPPREVLFDYIQGRVEKSGVKKWIKFQCPVKNVEFNNETKKFILRYRNLKRDIEQIEVFDYVIVASGHYSFPNYPIFSGMNKFNGRILHAHDFRDALEFKDKDILIVGSSYSAEDIGSQCYKYGAKSITSCYRTKPMGFNFPNNWEEKPMLDKVELNIAYFKDGTSKKIDAIILCTGYKHHFPFLAENLQLKTKNRLWPNHLYKGIFWFENPKLIYLGMQDQYYTFNMFDAQAWLARDFILGKFSLPSLQEQLLENNKWLTKEENLKNHFDEIVFQGDYVKELISLTDYPKLDTDKVNANFFLWKKHKKENIMTFRDQIYCSVITGNYSFYHHTPWIDTLDDSMESFLSSSQNPLK
- a CDS encoding DUF2058 family protein; protein product: MSLRDQLLKAGLVSKKQAQKVEASNRKQEHDSKKNKQLADTIEAEKKAELEKIEIEKNKQKEIDKELNKQRDLMVQQRELIYRARQILNSNCLNSPNASEPYYFAEDKYVRKVLVTPWQREMLARGKLGIGRPLDEVDEFYIVPLSAAKIIKEISPLRLITLHSELDDSEDIEL
- a CDS encoding thioredoxin domain-containing protein, whose amino-acid sequence is MQDSKSSNVKIIGFFIGGIILGALATTGVMLAQKAKKAVDLSANLGKPFVVVDGKTWDSGMLPGDSGMDYYTLQNNIYNAEKNFASQTALRIALANDAGKAVSTTELPKLEELLNIPPVSEQEAKQYYEKIIAQMGAGVFGGQPFDKIKAQLQMQMSQQKASEIVLRKIQELEAGGRIKVLLNPPTSPSVKLNLDGYPSRGNKNANLVFVEVADYLCAHCRESEPIIEKIAKEFADKVKFVHISYPLAPQGLSGALAKGAFCATKQSEKSFWDYHTNAFQVPFSKANPTGNDPTKQFMDEAINVAKQSNLDLKAFTECLNSNEPNEYIQKVQNEFNSSTGFKGTPTFYLNGKILEANPQQLEASIKAAIK
- a CDS encoding c-type cytochrome codes for the protein MKAPTKVLLVSFLVTLLVVFIVVYRYDLIKMNKSADKSSETAVNTTSSMLETETATAAPAKGSGASAEQLANGKKFYESATCALCHGATGKADTPSGQAMKATNLAEGKFKNNKANLPPVKYIMEVIEKGVPGTGMASFKAQVPNEKDRKDLAEYVHSLSSKK
- a CDS encoding response regulator codes for the protein MSCLKENLILVVDDEPDLREMLVSELQSLEAKTLEAGNGKEGIKIVQSEKIDLIISDIRMPGGNGIELLDETKKINLQKPKFLFITAFSDYTREEIHAHGAEGLVSKPFDLPSLIENLEWLCTDLKEKYLKKPAQPTSSQIKVTANNTSEFLLGRGGALMHTGSKLLEAAEFVDFEIHFPDGTIVSGKGEVLWNGNAQDGENYCAGIEFKYFSPDCLNYAIKLLENCKSIAYVPERTKKVE
- a CDS encoding CheR family methyltransferase; this encodes MPKAPQQNNLTFDELISDEAGFNSLSKILLDRTGIFMDPSEKNFSLMSNRLHKVLKKYNCSSYKELISLIEIGSNEVTNEFLEVLTTNTTHFFREKEHFQFLKQNLPKIEENLLKEKRKDIKVWCAASSSGEEPYTILMILNEYFSRSKNISIKIQATDLNTQVLEKAKLGIYKKEISEHISSDLILKYFEESSKIPADSYQVKENYRNMIDFFKFNLKSEVYKFPYKFDLIFCRNVLIYFPQKVVEDTVEKLASCLTKDGYLFIGHSEAMIGNKHKLKSVIPAIYKLNNK
- a CDS encoding GNAT family N-acyltransferase, with the protein product MSEEFENRRDTRRCVYLGEGIKVYIKDLDEVRSIHGEITDISPWGCNIYIADQKLATYPKKGDTIKIFYNTREKKTFTCKGRVAYVISKLIDDIKYLRYGIEIINEYITKPEVANIKYYDIPDIFTPHCWCDDAFFFQEKIIFKVKSLHSNGMVLLTSARNKTLLPNLELQLKVSIPALDEFIVNTKIAQVTNSTKANEKDKYYVHVNFENKNTKFLQVFVEYVLFCGVEVTPKELRENNLPVDIIENSLSHYYAMDKFDLEKVYELRKIGLFEEIPKIISESVVENESSQNDDPYRDKFDEYSRQLICKVGKKAVACLRIIYNHQNQEKTELNEFCESIPDWLSTKKFVEVSRFAWDKDYRESDVFINMIRQVVRIVIESGHTHIVTSSPEPLKPLYTKVGFQALEIPWKEKYSDIKKKETLLFLDAKGILAGEIVIEKFIWNKIYSRVANYLGISMKE
- a CDS encoding phosphatidate cytidylyltransferase, with protein sequence MLKTRLITAAIFSGIIIYILSFSPLHLFYPLFVLITFVAIFLSGTEFAALRWNIMDGSSITLEQKRPKLKPKHFAIGFSYAFLILTFSISSIIFKNNPEKILILPISWTFLCFFVSAALIYRRATDIHTASNKLLNVIAGFIYLALPAACLTKLSLIDFDGPYRSAQLYFCLATILMGDTGAYFIGTRFGKHKLIPKVSPKKSVEGSIGGLVFSGLTAFLLNYFFQLPFPAWYAILMGICMGIAGQIGDLLESAFKRAGGFKDSGNLLPGHGGFLDRIDSLILGIPVAFLFFSLYH
- a CDS encoding Hsp70 family protein; amino-acid sequence: MNVLQFKKKSKDINNQSVYNVQEIHKIPNSVAAIGIDLGTTNSVVSVYSMGDSQPVTLKYGDSFLVPSMVYYDNKNDKLLVGSEAKAKLESEPIEVIKSTKRTMGKNLTHFYSNEKIFSAEEIASLVLNYLVSHPVLQEQKEKNGGIWAVITVPAHFDDAARLSTIAAAEKVGIKVLRIVNEPTAAALAYSMMPEDKVVEKESLAVFDLGGGTFDVSIVDREGYIFNVLSSDGDIHLGGDDVDEAVAGFLLTKVHPQLLARRAAKDSEMFRNLLVIAENAKKTFMTEGLVDISHPDLDGKGSSISFQMTREDFETLVIPIIQRTLHLTESAMHAAKRNPKYISRILLVGGSTRLALVRKMLSDYFNCIVDARLEPDLAVSWGAALQAAIILGIQPDTILVDVCSHTLGIGVVENTESINENFKQVAKKFGIPYPISEQELHRKLGARIEEFNKELQNLLHVAPILHRNSALPARRSEFFNTIYNNQHAVHVVVVQGDGDTVGENRLIGSFLFELEQPCPKGTRCEIQLTYDVNGMVQVFARQLGTKNEAKAQFDSRTGEVKGWTSIAAEEINPFIKPEDENSDQIAEDIGSHTDLISKQDKNILSFPFGGNKKTPILTESTNVVNALILRTKRYLSQIDSSSIEYMKLKQLLSSYTELLIKSQNGEDNDEELENLEIDLLSLLEGK